aagctttTCTTAATAGGGATTGTTATTGTAgggtttttattttccttatgttaacTATATTTAAtcttttcctacacatattattttaTCTTTATTAGTTTTATTAGGAATTGTTCATATGGTACATATCATGGAATAAATTAACTAAATGTTTCACTCTCTCCTACACATGGGTAGTTCAGTTACACATGATCTTTTAGATTTTTTTTCCACATCTTGTAACCACTATGCTATCCTTACTTGAGTAGGTTATTTGATTGTTGAGTTACACACTCTCTTTTCGATTTGCATACAACCTATCATAATGAATATTTTATCTTTACTTAAGGagattatgccacatgttttgacatttccCAAGTAGATAAAACCTTCCACCTTTCATGGGCACTTGGAGtaaatgacttcttatatatatatattcctttatTTTTCTTTACATACAATACTTTCCTCTCACCTTAAAAAGTTTTGTAACTTGTTGAGTGAGAATAATGATAGtaaaatttatcaaaaaatcaaaTTGCATTGCAattattttctctcttttagatCCTATCTCTATTCTACTAATTTCTTTCTCCAATAATTTGTCAATTAGAATTGTGTGTGGTCTATTGTCAACATTAGATCTTGGCTAAGTTCTTGATTCTGGTAAAATGTAATATAGGTTTAGCTAATTTTAACATATTGAGATAACTTGCATCTTAAATATGGTTCTTTGTCTGAGAAGTATTACATtttcatatattattatttttatttgaatgtttaaagTGCTGAAAAATTCATATACTAATAGGCCTACTTTTGGAAGAAATAAATGATCTAGTGTAGATAAAGCACAAAAGAGATAGTTTCCTAGAtaattgaagaatttttggattttAGGAATTATTCACTTATTAGGATCATCAGACAACTTGATAGAGGACTATGGATGTAGCTCATTAGAGATTGTTGTCCAATAATTTATAATAGTTATGATGGGATGTAGTAATCTAGGAACTCAAGAATTGAGCTTAAGAGATACAACTTTATAAGTGTAACAAGTAAATTTGATGGAGTTCTATCTCATTCAAGAAttattttcaaagaaaatcttctaaTTAAGAGAAATTTGAGGTTTCAATTAAAATGTTTTGTTGTATATTTtgtttaatataatataaaattttcttAACAATAAGTAGAATTTTCTAAATTATGTTAAatcattaattttaatatttctttGGTGAAATTATAGTTTGATTCCACTAGGCACATCTTTTATAATATACAATATCTTAAACACAAATTCTTCTTTCTAAATTAGTCAAGTTCATACTTGATGATAGATGCATGTAAttctataattaattaattttaaaatctttgaaaaaaaaacATTCTCTACTTAACTTTCCCAATAAACCAACAATGAGACtcctatttttaaattatttttctttttcttcataatTTATAACTAAATCAATTGAAGAAACATGGACCTATAAAATATGTTGCTCTTACAATCCACGAAGATGATTAAAATGCCAATCTTTTTCAATAATAACCAGATTTGGGTATAATATGTTAAAAATTGCAAGAACAAGAGTGGAAAGAAGAAATCATGCTtaaaaaaaagatgaaataatATCTAGGAAGCAATaaattatttctaaaataattatctTAGACATTATGACAAACAATTATAGAAAAAATATTATAACAAATACTTGCTGCAATAAGCTATTCGTAGCACAATAACTAGAATCACAACTTCTATATAAAGAAGCGGGAACAACCATATGAAAGACTCATTAGTAAATTCAAATATGAAACAAATTGGGAGAAGATCCTACCAAATAGTTTTTGACAATAAAATCAAAGACACCCATAGAGACTCAAAGGAAGATAACATGCAGCAATAAAATCCATTAAAAGAAAGAATTATTTCCTCTAGGTTGTGGATGCTAACAATCTACAATTCATAGACACAAGAGGGAAGGATTATTcatctaaaataataataattccctATTGATTTTTAGTATCATAAAAAAATTGTTTGTAATAAATATTTTTGAGGAAAACAAATTTTAGAGTTTATCACATATATCTATGAATTGTAGATGCACATTTTTTCATAGCTCCATTTTCTTCATCCATGGAAATATAGAAtctccatattttatcaacattaTCTCAATATTTCCTTCAATAACTTATTCTTGTGTGGATTAAAGATAGAACTCTTCCAAAATATAATCCATTTTACAATCCTACTACTATATTATATCATGAATATTTTGCAATCTTTTATATTAGATTTGAAAGCTAGACTTCATTTCAACTCAGATTTACAAAATACCCAAACAATGAAATTGGATATACTAAAAAACCATCCAAAATATAACTAAACATATATAAAACTTAATGAAACCAATGTAGAATCTATATTAATATTTTGGACATGTTTTTTGCATCATATTTTCTACTAAATAGTTTAAGTAAAAATAATACACATGCATTGCCAAATGCATCAAATAGAACCCAAAATTTGGAGCTCAAACATAGAGATAATCCACTGCAACTTACAAATAAACTCCTCAAATTATTAATAAATGTTATTAACATTAAATCACATGAGAAAAAGATTCAATGATATTAATACACATAGCCCCAAGGCTTCCAATGGTTTACTCCAACTCAAAAATATAAATCACATAAATCCTTTCAAATTATTGAGATATTTGACAACACAAAATACATAGAAAATCCACCCAACTTGTACCCAAAGTTATATAACATAGTTAATATATGATCCTAACATGAAATAAAAATAGCATATGACCAAATTTTTgttatcaaatcttcaaaaaaatcagGAAATTCAAACCCACACAACTCATAAAACGCACAACCAAACCCTTATGAATTGCttaaataaactaatgaaattgATACCAATTTGCACAATGGAAAAATCTATATGGGATTGCACTTGGAAGAGCATCAAAatatcatccttcttcttcttggaaACCTTCAAACTCCCATCATTCAATCTTCTTCTTCACATATTTGATAGCCTCTGAAGAACAACAAAACAATGAGAAAAATATCAAGTCAATGAATCAGGAAATGGTACCAAAACTCTCTAAATAATACGCATAAGAAAAAATCATGACCAAGAGGTGTGTATATTTTCATTTAAAACCATATAAGCTCCCCATCCACTTGATTTCCACCTGCTAACTTTTCAGGTTTTCACTTGTCACTTGCCCATATTGTCAAAACTTCTCAAAATCTACTTAAAATTCCAAAATGTTCTTTCCAATTTTCCACTACATATTTTGCCTCAaaaacattttaaatgtaatttatttattcAACATTAAatcttatttgattatttaaccaaaAAGATGATATTTTCCAATTTATTTGCAAGTTCTAATTGTCTTTTTTTTATAAAGttacacttactataaatagtaagtactaATTTTCGAAAGGGGTCATGACATAATCTACGAACTCAAGAATTCAGCTTATAATTAAGAAAGATTTGAATTTTATATCATGTTTTGTAATACTTTTGGTTTTTATACTATAAAATTTTCTTAACAATAaggattaattttttatttattttgttaaatcATTAATTTTAATTATAGTTTGATTCTACTCGGATTCCTCTTTAATAATTTACAatacaatttaaaaatatatatatatctatttaaattAGTTAAGTGCATACAATGATAAATACTAGAAAAATTGGTTATTTTTCTACTTACCTTTCCCAATATACCATCAATGAGAGAActcttttataattaattattttttcatgATTGATAACTTAAACAATTGAAAAAATATAGACATATAAAATATGTTACACTTACAATTCACTCATATCGTTAAAATATCAACTTTTTTCAATATTGACCAAAGTTAAAGTGTAAAATTTGTTAAAAATTTGCAGTAACAAGAGTGGAAAGAagaaatcatgcaaagagaaaAGATGAAATAATCTCCAAAAAGGAATAAAAACTTTCTACAATAATGACCTTAGACATTATCAACAAACATAATAGCAAAAATATTATAACAAAGCCTTGCTGCAATAAGCTATTCTTGCTACAACAACTCGAATCACATCTTCTATAGATAAAGCTAGGAACAAAGTAGGAGAAGATCATGCCAAATACTTTTTGATAATAAACTCAAATACACCCATCAAAGGAAGAGACCATGTACCAATAAGCTCCATTAATAGAAAGAATTGCTTCATCCATGTCGTGAATGAAAATAATCTACAAGCCATAGATGCAAGAgtcaataattatttattaaaataataatacttTTCTATTGAACTTTAGtattataaaaaaattgaagtGTAGTAAGTATTTTAGAGAAAAATAAATTTTAGAGTTTACCTCATATATTTATGAATTGTAGATACACATTTCTTCATAGCTCCAAATTCTTCGTCCATGGAAATATAGAATTTAAGATTTTATCAACTTTATTATAATATTTCCTTCTCCAACTTATCCTTGTGTGGATCAATGATACAATCCCTCCAAAAGCTATTCCACATGACAATCCCATTGCTATCTTATACCATGAATATTTAGCACTACTTTTTTCTTTGTTCATTGAAattggaggaggatgaggaggagaaaattGTTTCCACGAACAATTTTTGGGTAGGGGACATCCCCATAAATATGGGTTACTTGAATAAGAGGATTCTCCAAATGTGCTAGTTATATGTTGTCCTTGTGGTATATTTCCTGAAAGATTGTTGTTTGATAAATTTAGTGAACCCAAGGAGTTTAGAGATTCAAGCTCTATAGGGATTTCCCCAGAAAAATAATTTCTTGAAAGGTCTAATGACTCCAACTGACTCATTTTTCCCAAACTAGTTGGAATGGTCCCTTTCAAACCATTCATTGAAAGGTTTAGAAGTCTCAACCCCTTCAAATTTCCAAAATCTGCAGCAATTTCTCCCTCCAATTCATTATTTGACAAATCTATGGATGTGAGAGTGGAAAGAATATATTCATAGTGTTGATCTGTGCCTTTTGAATTCATTTCCAACCCATCTTGATAAGGAACATTGGAAGCTGACAATACAAAACCATCTTGATTTTCTATTGCCATTGCTTCCAATGATACAATTGTGGGTGGAATTGAGCCTGAGATATGATTGGAAGAAAGCAGCAAGATCTGAAGGCTCCTTAGTTGGCCAATCTCAAGAGGAATATTGCCTATAAAATTGTTCTCCTTCATCACCAATACTCTTAGCTCAAGAAGACTTCTAATTGATGATGGTATTTCACCTCCAAACAAGTTATCCCCAATATCAAGCACCTGCAGCTTTGAACAATTTAATACTGAGAAGGGGAATGACCCATTCAAGCTGTTACTATGAACAACTAATGAATATAATTCACTTAGCTGACTGAAGTTGTTGGGTAAGCTTCCCTCCAAACTATTATTTCCCAAATTTATGACATTGAGGGAAGAGCATTTGGACAAACTTGAAGGGATCACTCCTGTTAGGTAGTTGTTTGCAAGATTTAATAGCAAGAGTAGAGATAATTTACCCAAACTTATAGGGATGACTCCAGTTAAGTAATTGTTTGCAACATTTAACAACTCGACTTTAGACAAGTTTCCCAAGCTAAAAGGGATCACTCCTGTTAAGTAGTTGTTTGCAAGATTTAATAGCTGGAGATTAAATAAAGAGCCCAAGCTTGAAGGAATATTTCCACTGAATGAATTGTCACTGATCAACAATTGTTCCATATTGGGGGACCAATTTGATGGGATGTGCCCACTCAATACGTTTCTAGATACATCGAGCAGCATTAGTTGCATCCATATTGAAGTATTTGAAAATAGAGTTCCTTCTAGATGATTTCCTGAAAGATTTAGAGATTGCAGCAATGGATTGGTTTCCCATAGCCAAGAAGGAATTTCTCCCACAAGACTGGTGTTAACTAATTCTAAGGTTTTAAGCAAAGATTGTGTTGAAATCCAAGGTGGAATTTCATGGCCAATCATGCATGACACCAAACTTATAGTCGCTAACTGAAAGGATGGAAGCCAGCTTTTGCTAATATTTACAACACAATCGGATAAATACAGTGACTTCAAGCTTGTAAGGTTGTGAAAGAAAGCTTCTGAAATTGACAGGTTATGGTTTAGTGCGAGGTATAGCTCAACCAAAGAAGGTGGAAGTGGCGAAGAAGCAATAGTTTCGTTGAAGAGATTGCCATTAGCGTACAAGCGAATAAGGGAGGACAGCTGACTGAATGAAGGGGGAATGGTCCCACTTAGTTGAGTGTCCCCAAGATCCAGCACCTGGAGTAAAGAGAGATTGCTTAAAGAACTCGGAATGTTGCCGCTCACTGGATTTCGTCCAAGGTATAGATTACTTAACAAAATTAGACTTCCAAGAGAAATCGGTATGTTCCCACTTAATTGGTTCTCGGAAAGATCTAAATATTGAAGGAAGGAAATATTACCCAGAGAAGGTGGTATGCTTCCAGTAAGCTGGTTTCGACAAAGGTCAAGGTAGGTTAAAGAGGAAAGATTGGCCAAGCAGGAAGGGATGCTTCCATTGAATTCATTCCCCTGAAGTTTAAGGGATGTAAGGTGCGTGAGAAGACAAATGGAAGAGGGAATTATCCCTCTCAAATTATTCAAAGATAAATCTAAGGTTTGAATAAATTGGAGATTTCCCAGACAGAGAGGAACAGTACCTGTTACTCCGTATATCGTCAGTGATGTGAGGAAACGAAGTTCGCACAAGCTGTCAGAGATCACGCCTTGAATGTACCCAAACGAGACGGTAACCTTGACAACGTGGTTGGTCTGATTGTTGCAGGATATCCCGTTCCACATGGTGCAACAGTCTGTTCCATTTACCCACGAACTAAAATAGCCTTCTGAGTGGGAGTCATTGAAGGCCGCTTTGAAGAGAAGGAGTGCTTGGGATTCATGGGAAGGACATGTCTTGGGCATTAATCGATGGGAAAGAGTAGGATGTGAAGAGATGATGAAGACAACAAAAACAGAAATGAAAACTAAGAATAACTTGGCCATTTGGGATGGAGTATACGACGGAAATGCAGATTATCATTGGAAGGTTATTTATAACAGCCAGTACGTCAATGGTCAAGATTATCTACTCTGTTTTCAAACGTCTGGATGAAAAGCAGCTTTCTGTGAGTTCAAACATGGCAACTTCTTCGTTAGTTCAAAACTGGATTTTCTAACTGAAAGGCAGCTTCTCTGTTTGTTCGGGTCACGCAATGTTTAAAAAGAATGGAGGTGACGTTGAGCACTAACTATGGAGTGCATAGAGGATTTTCCAAAATATTAATCTAGGTAGAAAGTTTCCAAAGTTTCCAAGGAGGTGACGTTGAGCACTAACCCTGTGAGCTGCGTTCCTCGAGTCTCAGTgtagaaaatattaaaaatgataatTTTTAAAGTCTTTGTTAATATTGTTAATCCTCAGACGTCGATTTATTTCCACCGCAGCCTATAAAATATAAATGGCTGTCAAACAGAGGGCCCGTTAGCTTTAATGTTTTCCATATTTCAGTAAGCACTGAAAGTCAAACCGAAAACCACACGCCAATATATTTCTATGCAGGAATGAAATTAAGGCAAACGAAAATTATACGCTAATATTATTCCATATTATTTGTTACCTGACTGAAGTTTTGGTCTTCGCCACTAGAAGTTCAAAGTTCAAACATTATGATTTCCTTCAAATATGTCCACCCATCACTTTTGGTCTTCCGTTCTTCATTTCTACAGTTAAAGTAGAAGAAAACTAAACTCTAATGGCCGACATGAACATATATTACATTTCTTCATTTCTACTTTTCTTATTTCATTTGTTATTTCAGTGACGAGACTGAGAAGTTTTATAAAGTTGGGTGATTATTTTTGTGGACGAGGAAAATATAAAGAAAGTTCATTTCTATTTTATTGGATTTTTAATCAAAAGCACTCATGAATTTGAGTGGCAAGTTTTATGAAGATGATTATTCTTGTTGACGAGGACATGGGAGAAAAAGTACACCTCTAGCAATTTCTATTTTATTGAATTTCCAATCAAATGCATTGACTAGACTTTtgaggatgaagaaaaggaaaagaaagtcaCATTTGTTGTCatttctattttaatagatttatAATCAAAAGCAGAAGATGACTATTCTTGTTGATGAGGAAATGGGAGAGAAAGTACACATCTTGCAATTTGTATTCTATTGAATTGCCAATCAAATGCATTGGCTAGACTTTTGAGgatgagaaaaaagaaaagaaagtcacaTTTGTTGTCATTTCTTTTTTATTAGATTTCTAATCAAAAGCACTCATGAATTCGAGTGACGAGTTTCATGAAGATgattattcttgttgatgaggaaatgagagagaaagtacACCTCTCGCAATTTCTATTTTATTGAATCGCCAATCAAATGCATTGGTTAGACTTTTGATGTTGGTCACATGAAATTTCACATGATATTTGTTTCCTTCAAATATGGCCATACATTATGAGTCATCTAATGCCACCTATGGTACATTTTTCTCTGTTTCTTTATCTATACAATTTAAGTAGAAGAAAAGTAAAAGTAAATTTAAGAATTGTCATttaatgacaaaaaatatcatgcCAATATCAATTGTTATTAAGTTTGAGATTATTTAGACAAGAtgttttaatataattatatatttatatatgatctatttgttttatatttttatttgatatttaatttaatttaatttaatttgtgcATATTTATTAGGTTTTAATTTCGGTGattttattaatcattttattCCCCTAATCAATTACAGAGGAGCATAGGGGGCCAAAGACTCTCTTGCAAGACCTAGAGGTATAACCCATAGTAGGGTTTTGGGGCAACAGTTTTCGAGGCAATGCCTCATAAACAAAAAATGACCATTATCCAATAAAGCAGTTgactattattttgatatgtgaATCGACCTTTGTTAACTATACAAAATGGCTTGATAAATAAGTTGTTGTAATGTGAAacattattagattataattttcCCTTTTTTGGATAATAGAAAGAAAGTAGATGGTTGTTTCTTGTAGATGTAGCCCACATTAAGTGAACCATGCTAAATTTGTGTGCCATCTTGATTTTCTATTATTGCCTCATTTATTatgcattatatttaatatttttatctcTCTAATCTTCCTAAACCCtaacatacatatatattatttattatttatttattcttagttgcataaattttcatattttttatttaatttaaaataatcattttcttATAAAGTTCAATTTTACACCACTTCAAATAAATATCAAGGCCCTCAAgactgaaattaaaattaaaatattcaaatttaaattttaagattGGGGTGCTTTACAACTAGCTATTCTTAGCCAACTTGATAAATATTTGTGTATCTTATTACTATGCTTTAATAATTAAAGACATCCATTTGTACAATTAATCGATATGGGGTATAATCCAAAAAATTAGACAAATTAGACTTTAATGTTCCAAAGGAATAAACTTAGTGTGTGGAAATTTGCATATAGGCTTTTGACATGTTGGTGAAGGTTTTCTTGAATTCTTGCTTAAGGATATAACACTAGTACAACTAAGAGCCTATCCTAGAATATGTTGTTCTTAGCAGGTCAACAAATTCTCCAAAGGTTTTTGTGACTGCCACCATTCTTACAAGGTACTTAGATATATAAGCTCCATTCTAGTAATGAGTGAAAGCACAACATTGAGTCATTTTCAaccttattaaataattttttttacatcaattaTACTAGATTTATCATTGAGTATTCAAATACAATGCAAATTAATGATTTTAATATATTCAATTTGTAATTTTATTAAaattagaaaatattatttttttatcatttttggttAGTTTTAATCATTATTTATTAAGTCTATTATATATAATGATATTATACTAAATTCCTTTTGTCTACTA
The nucleotide sequence above comes from Cryptomeria japonica chromosome 11, Sugi_1.0, whole genome shotgun sequence. Encoded proteins:
- the LOC131032660 gene encoding LRR receptor-like serine/threonine-protein kinase RGI5 — translated: MWNGISCNNQTNHVVKVTVSFGYIQGVISDSLCELRFLTSLTIYGVTGTVPLCLGNLQFIQTLDLSLNNLRGIIPSSICLLTHLTSLKLQGNEFNGSIPSCLANLSSLTYLDLCRNQLTGSIPPSLGNISFLQYLDLSENQLSGNIPISLGSLILLSNLYLGRNPVSGNIPSSLSNLSLLQVLDLGDTQLSGTIPPSFSQLSSLIRLYANGNLFNETIASSPLPPSLVELYLALNHNLSISEAFFHNLTSLKSLYLSDCVVNISKSWLPSFQLATISLVSCMIGHEIPPWISTQSLLKTLELVNTSLVGEIPSWLWETNPLLQSLNLSGNHLEGTLFSNTSIWMQLMLLDVSRNVLSGHIPSNWSPNMEQLLISDNSFSGNIPSSLGSLFNLQLLNLANNYLTGVIPFSLGNLSKVELLNVANNYLTGVIPISLGKLSLLLLLNLANNYLTGVIPSSLSKCSSLNVINLGNNSLEGSLPNNFSQLSELYSLVVHSNSLNGSFPFSVLNCSKLQVLDIGDNLFGGEIPSSIRSLLELRVLVMKENNFIGNIPLEIGQLRSLQILLLSSNHISGSIPPTIVSLEAMAIENQDGFVLSASNVPYQDGLEMNSKGTDQHYEYILSTLTSIDLSNNELEGEIAADFGNLKGLRLLNLSMNGLKGTIPTSLGKMSQLESLDLSRNYFSGEIPIELESLNSLGSLNLSNNNLSGNIPQGQHITSTFGESSYSSNPYLWGCPLPKNCSWKQFSPPHPPPISMNKEKSSAKYSWYKIAMGLSCGIAFGGIVSLIHTRISWRRKYYNKVDKILNSIFPWTKNLEL